In Roseofilum capinflatum BLCC-M114, the following proteins share a genomic window:
- a CDS encoding PqqD family protein, protein MKVPISNQHNITLAPDVLVQELSGESVLLNLKSEEYFGLDEVGSRMLSVLTDSASIQEASDRLLEEYEVEPDKLHQDLLELIEKMVDQGLVTVNPA, encoded by the coding sequence GTGAAAGTCCCTATTTCTAACCAACACAACATCACTTTAGCTCCAGATGTCCTGGTTCAGGAACTCTCTGGAGAATCGGTATTACTCAACTTAAAGAGTGAGGAATACTTCGGTTTAGATGAGGTGGGTTCGCGCATGTTATCCGTGTTGACGGATTCTGCTTCAATTCAAGAGGCGAGCGATCGCCTATTAGAAGAGTATGAGGTAGAGCCGGACAAACTGCACCAGGATTTGCTCGAACTGATTGAAAAAATGGTCGATCAGGGCTTGGTTACCGTGAATCCAGCTTAA
- a CDS encoding asparagine synthetase B family protein, whose amino-acid sequence MSGILGIVNADQAPVDRELLARMTGYMTFRGPDVQRIWAEGSVGFGHTLLRTTDESENETQPLTVDQRVWIVADARVDGRSELIQSLQDRGEPVTSETPDPNLILHAYLVWGIDCLDRLIGDFAFAIWDSREQRLFCARDHFGVKPFFYAHLGQEFVLSNTLNCVRLHPSVSDKLNDLAIADFLLFGYNQEVDTSAFADIQRLPAAHRLIWTPESFKVERYWTLPTDGYIRYKRDEEYVEQFLELMRLAVGDRLRTNKVAVYMSGGLDSTSVTAIAKELLTETYSSHDLRAYTTVFDRLLPDEERYYSGLVAQHLDIPIHYQVADDFELCKGWEDIEGYYAPEPALLSLVRSNPKEYEPPRSRVALSGEGGDGVFHCQGAYYYGIYLLKRGEILSIVTQWCQYWKANGRFPQPGIRARIKEWLGIPAWRPSYPVWLSPDFERKLDLKSRWENSYRKRELLHPFRPEAYKGIKAIFWSYLFECNDSGMTFSTIEVRYPYFDVRLIEFLFCIPVIPWVMFKGIVRASMKGKLPEFVRSRPKTPATGDSLNVRLQQTEMRWIDDFNPISQLSMYINHKAIPTLCGMTAQSSEAWVDLRPISLNYWLEQLASVNSQSTPEVYNVLTT is encoded by the coding sequence GTGAGCGGAATCTTAGGAATCGTCAATGCTGATCAGGCCCCGGTTGACCGGGAACTATTGGCACGGATGACCGGATATATGACCTTCCGGGGGCCGGATGTCCAGAGAATCTGGGCAGAGGGTTCTGTCGGGTTTGGCCATACCCTGTTACGAACGACTGATGAATCCGAGAACGAAACTCAACCTCTAACGGTAGATCAACGGGTTTGGATTGTAGCGGATGCACGGGTGGATGGTCGCAGCGAGTTAATCCAAAGTCTTCAAGACCGAGGAGAACCGGTGACTTCAGAGACTCCCGATCCGAATCTGATCCTCCATGCCTATCTGGTTTGGGGTATCGATTGTCTGGATCGCCTGATCGGGGATTTCGCCTTCGCCATCTGGGATAGCCGAGAACAGCGTTTGTTTTGCGCCAGAGACCATTTTGGGGTAAAACCGTTTTTCTACGCTCATTTGGGCCAAGAGTTCGTGCTGAGTAATACGCTTAATTGTGTGAGATTGCATCCGTCTGTATCGGACAAGCTCAATGATTTGGCGATCGCCGACTTTTTGCTATTCGGCTACAATCAGGAAGTGGATACCAGCGCCTTTGCCGATATCCAACGCCTGCCTGCCGCCCATCGGTTAATCTGGACTCCAGAGAGCTTTAAGGTGGAGAGATACTGGACATTGCCAACGGATGGCTATATCCGGTATAAGCGGGATGAAGAGTATGTAGAGCAGTTTTTGGAACTAATGCGGTTAGCAGTCGGCGATCGACTGAGAACCAATAAAGTCGCAGTTTACATGAGTGGCGGATTAGATTCTACCAGTGTAACGGCGATCGCCAAAGAACTCCTCACAGAAACCTACTCCTCCCACGACCTCAGAGCCTACACCACTGTCTTCGACCGTCTTCTTCCCGATGAAGAGCGCTACTACTCCGGTTTAGTCGCCCAACATTTGGATATTCCCATCCACTACCAAGTCGCCGACGACTTCGAGTTGTGTAAAGGATGGGAAGACATAGAAGGGTACTATGCGCCAGAACCGGCTTTACTATCTCTAGTACGAAGTAACCCCAAAGAATATGAACCCCCCAGAAGCCGAGTTGCTCTTAGTGGTGAAGGTGGAGATGGTGTCTTTCACTGTCAAGGTGCTTACTATTATGGAATATATCTGCTTAAAAGAGGTGAGATTCTTTCAATTGTGACACAATGGTGCCAATACTGGAAAGCTAATGGGCGTTTTCCTCAACCTGGAATACGCGCTCGGATTAAAGAGTGGTTAGGAATTCCCGCCTGGAGACCTTCTTATCCCGTATGGCTCAGTCCTGATTTTGAAAGGAAGTTAGACTTGAAATCTAGATGGGAAAACAGCTATAGAAAAAGAGAGCTTTTACACCCCTTTCGTCCTGAAGCCTATAAAGGAATCAAAGCGATATTTTGGTCTTACCTCTTTGAATGCAACGACTCAGGTATGACATTTTCAACAATTGAAGTAAGATACCCTTACTTTGATGTGCGCTTAATCGAGTTCTTATTCTGTATTCCAGTGATTCCCTGGGTGATGTTTAAGGGGATTGTCCGAGCATCTATGAAAGGCAAACTGCCAGAATTTGTTCGTAGTCGTCCTAAAACTCCTGCTACAGGTGATTCCCTGAATGTAAGATTACAACAGACAGAAATGAGATGGATTGACGATTTTAATCCAATTTCTCAGTTATCTATGTATATTAATCATAAAGCTATCCCAACTCTTTGCGGAATGACAGCTCAAAGCAGTGAAGCTTGGGTCGATCTTCGTCCAATTAGTCTTAACTATTGGTTAGAGCAGTTAGCATCAGTTAATTCCCAATCAACACCGGAGGTTTACAATGTACTCACAACATAA